One Mus musculus strain C57BL/6J chromosome 2, GRCm38.p6 C57BL/6J genomic window, AGACCCAAGGTCTCTAGAAGAAAAGGCATGTACAGGAAGATCAGTAGAGGAATTTCTTCACAAGCCACTTGGTAGGGGCTGAGCTGTACCTGGCTTTCATGGTGGGGCCAGCGTTGAAGAAGAGAAAGTCACCAAGGATGTTTCACATATCAAACCACACAGCTCTCTTTTATTGGGCACATGATGAAAATACACACTTAACCAGACCAAAGTCATCAAACTGACTGTGGGCCTGGGTACTAAAAGTCCCCAGAACAGGGCCTGAGATTGTCTGTAGGCAGTAGGACAGACCCTGCCTGGTCCTCCCCCTCCAACTTTGGTGCTTCAGCCGGAGGCTACCAGGGTAAACAGACCCGGATCCTTATTCCAGACTATTCCTTGAGTCAGATGCCTCTTTATTGGAGTCTCATCCTTTTGGCTTGAATCCCACAGCCAAGTCTTCTTCAAACAGGTTCTCCTGCCTGGAGGCCACAATCCCAGCCCGGCCTGATTTGTGGTCCTGAGGCACATGGTGAGTGAGGACTTTGGTCTTTGGCACAGAGATGTTTCCTTTGTTTAAAGGCACAAGACAGAAGGCAGCTGGGGCACTGATAAAAGGGACTGTCCCATGAACCAGCACCAGAGAAGACAGCCCCGGTAGGAAACGTGCCCAAGGCAGGGGCTGGCCGGAGAGCATGCGGCACTGTGGCAACTTGGCCAGCAAGGTATATTtctccctctttttcctttgctgTTCACAGCACCTAGAGCAGGGCGTGGCACTCAGGGAGCATCACCCCACTAGGCACAGGAACGAATAAGGCACGCCGGCTGTTTCTTCCTCCAGAAAGGCACTTAAGGTTTAGCTTGGCCCAAAAAGTCAGGAGAAAGCTGAGACTCAGGTACTCAACTCACACCTTGGAGCTGAGGGGCCAGTAAGGTGGCCCTAGCCGTACAGCCCCACCtccccttcctcagcctcctccagCTGTGGCCCATCTGGGACCACCTGGTCCATCTCCCTTCGGTCAGACTGTGGAGGAGAGACTCGGCCGTGATCCTCTCTCAACCAGGGATGCAAGAGGATTCCCAGGGCCACAAGTCGCTCTGAAGGTTCCTTGCGGAGGAGACAGCGGATCAGACAGCGGGCTGGGGCTGATAGGCCCTCAGGCAGGGCAAAGGTCCCTCTACGGATCTTGCCAAAGAGCAGGACTGGCTCAGAGTCGTGGAATGGGTATCTGCCAGCCAGCATGGTGAAGAGCGCCACACCCAGGCTCCAGACATCAGCCGCTTTGCCAGAGTAGGATGGCCGGGAGCTGAGTATCTCTGGTCCCACGTAGGCAGGGCACGCATGCTTGTCCCACAGAGAGTCATCTGATCCAGTCATCACGCAGGCATCTTCCAGGTTCTCCAGCACCAGCTTCGTCCTGGgtcacagacagaaaaaaaaatcaggtcccactcaggtcctctggaatagcagcctCCTCTCCACTCTCTGTCTTGTACACTGTCCAGTCTGGGCTAATTACTGtcctcatgcctctgcctcctgagtgctgggattacatgtgtgggccaccatgccgaGCCTcagttagttttttgtttgtttggtttagtttgcttttggttttgatgggtgagggtctcactatatagccctggctgtcctggaactcactctgtagaccaggctgaccttgaactcagagatcagcctgcctctgcctcttgagggcaGGGGTCCAAGTCCACCACCACTTGGcctctttctttttgtatttattatattttatgcaaATGGGTGTTTTCCTGCTTCATGTGTTTGGGcaccatgaaggccagaagagcctgTCAGATACCTTGGACTTGgacttacaggtggttgttagcTATCACGTGGATGGGTCCTCTctgacccactgagtcatcttgccaactcccccatcccccagcacacacttttttttttctgagacaggatctcactacatagcactgactggcctggaactcaccctgtagacccgGCTGACCTCcagttcacagagatccacttatcTTCCCCTCAGCCAGgatttaaaggtgtatgctaccaccCCCAAAATAAGATATTCCTTTTGTCCTTATTTAATTTGAAACAGGGTCCTTCACTAAACCTGTAGCTCACCAATTGaatagactagctggccagtgatctctggggacccacctgtctctccCCCGAGCCCAGTTGTTAGGGCTACAGATTTCACGGCACAGGCAGCGGTCACTCAGTGCTGGAGGtttctttccctgtcttcttttGCTGCTGAGGATGGATCAtgagccttgcacatgctaagcataAGCTATGCTTACCTTAGCTCTTCCTAAGTTACTCTGCTCCCCTGGATCTCAGTTTCCCCACTGTGGCCTACCTCTCAAGTGTGCCTCTGGGGTCACACTCACCTCTCACAGTTGCTGAAGACAAAGCGACGCAGCTTGAGGTCGCGCAAGACAAGCCCGTGCTTGTGGCAGTGTGCCACGGCACTAGCCATCTGCCGGAAGAGCCCGGCAGCCTCGGACTCTGGGATACCGCGGCGGCTGCGCACCAGGCTGTGCAAGTCCCCATGGGTCTTCGTGAAAAAGATGTAAAGGAGCCGAGAGCCCAGCAGGACCTCTGTGGGACGGGCCACATGCTGGTGGGTAGGCAGCCGGGCATAAGGTGCCAGCACCGCCTGGGCCTCGCTGGCAGGGTACACCTGGAGACAGAGTCAGGAGTAAGCACAAGGGACCTAGCAAAATGGGACAGCCAACTCTGTGAGCTGTGAGCTACACATACAGAAGCCCTTGTTTAGCAAGTCACTCACAGCCAAATATCAACCGAATATCCGCAAAGCCACACAGGTCAGGAGACCCCGGGGTCACAGGGCCAGCAAGTAGCATATTTGGGACTAGAACCCATGCACCAATCTCTGCTCTAAGCTGCCACCCTGTGTGATTTAGGCCTCAGAAACTAGGATGTAACCCACACAGAAAACCACTCGTGGAGGCAGATCACCACCATAGCCCCCCTTCTCCCACACATCCAGCATAAGAAAAGCCAGCTCAATGGCCTGTCTGCAGCCCCTGCCCAGCTGACCAGACTCACAGCCATTGCCCCTGTTCTCTTGGTGTCCACAGTACGGCACAAGCAAACCCCAAACCATATAttccaaagaaataagaaagatagccgggcgtggtggcgcacgcctttaatcccagcactcgggaggcagaggcaggaggatttctgagttcgaggccggcctggtctacagagtgagttccaggacagccagggctatacagaaaaaccctgttacgaaaaaaaaaaaaacaaaaaaaaaaaaaaaaaaaaagaaagaaagatgctaaAATCCAGAGTATTTTATATTGCTATCTTGGAGACCAAACACAGGACCAGTCTTTGCTAGGCAAGTGTGGGCTGGTATTTTAGAAGGGAGCACCTATTTTAAAAAGTTCGAGccgtgagctggagagatggctcagtggataagaacactgtctgctctggaagaggtcctgcgttcaaatcctagcaactacatggtggctcacaaccatctctaataggatcggatgccctcttttggtgtgtctgaagatagtgacagtgtgcttatatataataaataaataaatcttaaaaaaaaatgtgagcctGCCATGGTAGCATATTTGTCTAATCCCCAGTACTCAagaagcagagccaggaggatctctgagtttgaggccattgaggccagcctgatctacaaagaagttccaagctagccagagctacacagtgagagtcTGAAGTGTGGGCCCAGGTGACTCAGGAAATGTGACCTGAATGATCCAAAGATACGTTTAGGAAAAGCTCCCTGTGTTGGGGGCATATgcagtgcaaaggccctgaggtaATCAAGCCATCAACCTGCTCTCAAATTACAGGCAAAGCTTGCAGGTGGTCAGGATGAGGAGGGGGGGAGTCATATGGGGGCACAGTGAGGCAGCTGGGAAGTGTGCTCAGAGTTTGTGGATACACTGGAGGCCTTCTAGGAGCTAGGGTTTCAGAGCTGAAGTGTTACTTTATTGCTTTTGACTTTAAACTCaggcattgggggtggggggtgggggctgaaagtaaacaaaacaaaacaaaacaaaacaaaacaaaacaaaacgtgaTCTTAGAAGAAAGAGCTAGGGTAGGTAGCAAGGAGGAAATAAATACACAGACTACTTTTTCATTCTCTCCCAAAGCTTGGTCCTGTCTCAGCACCGTTGGATCTCTTTATTTGGGGGAAAGAAGGGgtgacctttcttttcttttcttttcttttcttttcttttcttttcttttcttttcttttttttgagacagggtttctctgtgtagctctggctgtcctgatactcactctgtagaccaggctggccttcaactcagaaatctgcctgccctacacagagaaaccctgtctcgaaaaaaccccccaaaaaacaaaacaaaacaaaacaaaacaaacagaaatctgcctgcctctgcctcccaagtgctgggattaaaggtgtatgccaccactgcctggtggggTGAGCtttctgaaacaaggtctctttgtgtctccctggctgccctggaactcactatgtagaccaggctagccttgaacttacaagaTACACGTGTCAAGCGCTGCTGTTAAAGGTGAGTATCACTATGGCTGGCCCTTTGTGTTTCCTGTACCCACAGCGGGGACACACTGCCTTTGGACCCTCCTCCCTAAGCCTCCTTCAGCTCCTGACATGCATGGCCCTTTATCAtctgcaaagccctcccaggcttCCTTAAGttcccctgcatccctgcatgTCTCCTCCTCTCTTTGCTTCTCCCTGCCCTCTGACACTAGCTTCATTTCCATAATGCTCTTCATTGCCTGGGCTCTTCTggtatgtgcacatgcgtgtgttcTTGTGGCAGGCAGAGGAAAGTCTCTGGTGTCATTCCTCAGATGCCACCCAGTTTTTGtcttaggatttatttttaatcgtgtgtgtgtgtgtgtgtgtgtgtgtgtgtgtgtgtctgtctgtctgtctgtctgtctgtctgtgtctgggtATAAGCACAAGTGCAGATGCTTGAGGTCAGAGGCCCTGGAGTTATACAGTGGTGAGCTGCTTCAAgcagatgctgggaacagaacttgggtctCTGCAAGAGTTTCACactttcttaatcactgagccatgtctccagcccctttagtccttccctttctctcttctctctacctGAGATAGTCTCTCACTGACCTCCGAACAAACTCGCTGAATAGGCTAGCTGGCTGACCAGTAGTCTGgctccagagatctgcctatctccaCTTTCCCAGTACAGAATTACAAGTGTGCAAGCAAGAGCACTGGATCTAGACTTGGGTTGATTTTCAGGCAGGTTCTCAGCATGTATGTACTCTAGGCTAGCCTGAAGTTCAGAGCCaacctcctgccttagcctctctggtgctgggattataggcatgtgccaccacaccccactTGGGTCTGGTTTTTTGGCTGCAGCAAATGCATTATATGTATAGTACTCCGTGGAGGAATGTCAGTTGAGGAACCCAGTGATAATCTACAAGGTTAGAAAGCTACAGTCCTCTGGATTCCGGGCCTTTTGCAGAGCCCTGGGATGCTAGAGGGGAGAGCCCATAGAATATACCTTGCAGGTGTACTCTGTGCCTGTGGGGCAGTGCAGGGCTCGATAGCTGCAGCTGCCTTGCTCTCGTTCCAAAAGGATATAAGGCCCCAGTCGAGTTGCAGGGGCCACAGCAGGTGACAAGTCTGAGGCGGGAGGTGGGCTGGGGGGCAGCAGGCTGGGGAGTGGTCCGGGCTCAGGCTCATCTCTCACTCGTTTTAGGACTGGACACTTGGCATCAATATTGTCATCAAACTCCAACGGTTTCTTCCTGCAGGAAACATCAGCAGAAGCAGCCAGAGGTGTAGCTCGCATCTAGAGAGCAAGGAAGAAAGACTGTTTGGTATCCTGTCTTCTCTGCTAGGACCTTCCGAACAGAGAAACACCACACTGGGTTTTCCGAAGCTCTCAAATGCAAGGACTGCTAGGGAAGGAAGGGACCCGCGACGAATGAAAGGTTTAATAACGCAATAAGGAGAGCTGAGCTTAGGGACGCACCCCTGCTTCGCCAGCACCCTGGGGGCTGACTGGTGAATTGCcagtcagcctgggctgcataataAGCTGGGGTCGACAGCTCAGGCTGAGGGCGCCCCCAGACGGCGAAGTAAAGGagcgagagagtgagagtgagaagAGTGAGAGTGAGTaaaagagagcgagagcgagagggagagaacgagagagagagagaacgagagagagagagagagagagagagagagagagagagagagagagagagagagagagagaatagaaatatTCATGAATACGCCTGGACTTCCAGTGACCCTCTTGCCAGACCCGGGTAAATCCCCCTTCGCAGCTCCCTACTGGGTACCTTGTCCTGGAGCCTCAGAGCCGCCTGCGCCCACGCCCGTGGACCGCCGCCAGCCTAACTGAGCAGCTCTCGGAGTCTCCTGCACGCTAGTGCCAGACCCCAGCCGTCACGTACTCGGCAGCAGCCTCTTCCGCTGCTAAAGTGCTGCGGCACCGGGACGCGGGCTCGGATCCCCGCCCGGCTGATGTAAACCTGAGCTAATCTGCTGCTGACGCCCAGCGGCCCGGGATTGCACCATCTGTGACCCGCCCATGTCGCCGAGTGAGCTCCGCCCTCACCTTCGGGGCCACACGCCCCCAACCCTACCCCGCCCCCCAGCTCCTGAAGTAGCACTCGGAGCCACCGACTCTCCGTATTGTAGTACTTTATACCTATTTCCCCGTATATGAAATGAGAATAGAGGAAAAAAGAATGAACGGAGGCTGTTTAAAAATCTCGTCAATCCCCTCCACCCGCTACCCGGTAGtcgggcagaggcaggtggatcgttgagttcgaggccagcctggtctgcagagtgagttccagggtagccagggctacacagagaaaccctgtctcgaaaaacaaacaaacaaaacaaatatcgcCTCCACACCCCACTAAGGACTGGGCTAGAAGCCCCGTGCTCTGCGTGCATCCTGGGAACCTTCCCTCCAAAGCAACCCTTTCAAGGGTGCACCCAGTTCTGCTGTAGCTCAGAAAAGCCG contains:
- the Trib3 gene encoding tribbles homolog 3 — protein: MRATPLAASADVSCRKKPLEFDDNIDAKCPVLKRVRDEPEPGPLPSLLPPSPPPASDLSPAVAPATRLGPYILLEREQGSCSYRALHCPTGTEYTCKVYPASEAQAVLAPYARLPTHQHVARPTEVLLGSRLLYIFFTKTHGDLHSLVRSRRGIPESEAAGLFRQMASAVAHCHKHGLVLRDLKLRRFVFSNCERTKLVLENLEDACVMTGSDDSLWDKHACPAYVGPEILSSRPSYSGKAADVWSLGVALFTMLAGRYPFHDSEPVLLFGKIRRGTFALPEGLSAPARCLIRCLLRKEPSERLVALGILLHPWLREDHGRVSPPQSDRREMDQVVPDGPQLEEAEEGEVGLYG